In the Nitrospirales bacterium LBB_01 genome, one interval contains:
- a CDS encoding lytic transglycosylase domain-containing protein yields the protein MILTLVLSPVLADALYYSNEKSCSPATNDQNISFRIPHKVVDDQTTTLNLNSNGMSEYAVRIMPENSVFGEKDDSIPYTVTSLSLNSGNEKETESVSMFLSFFSEKMKSSFTRWINRGSKYLPMMRKILAENNLPEELVYVPLIESGYNVYALSPANAVGPWQFMEQTARKYNLKINRWVDERRDPVKSTHAASDYLKFLYDRYGSWNLALAAYNAGEGRIDKAMKRANTDSFWSLAETNHIAKETKQYVPKFLAAKEIAAEPAKYGFDEFENAEPIDYDVVYITPPAAISFIAEAAGTTVDKILSLNPELKQWCIPPKVSKYKLRIPYGTKDAFLAVYDNTPELQRAMLRPYQTKKQDTLRNIAKRFRVPADVLSDINSYDITERLAKNTTVYLPPSTDIQKFADRETTTVKHKKRSAHRKETRGAVRVAKRSGVRSTSAKSEAGKHREAVKAAKKSNNEAKVVSTKVKTGSSKQRNVVKVVKNETAKDKLPSKQPAKHHKSSNKKV from the coding sequence ATGATTTTAACGCTTGTTTTAAGTCCGGTTTTGGCAGATGCCTTGTATTATTCCAACGAAAAAAGCTGTTCTCCTGCCACCAATGATCAAAATATATCATTCAGAATTCCTCACAAGGTTGTTGATGATCAAACGACTACCTTAAACCTCAACTCTAATGGTATGAGTGAGTATGCTGTGCGTATTATGCCTGAGAATTCAGTCTTTGGAGAAAAAGATGACTCAATTCCCTACACCGTTACAAGTCTTAGTCTAAACAGCGGGAATGAAAAGGAAACAGAATCAGTTTCCATGTTTTTGTCGTTTTTCTCTGAGAAGATGAAATCAAGTTTCACACGGTGGATTAACCGCGGCTCAAAGTATCTGCCCATGATGAGAAAAATACTTGCCGAAAATAATCTGCCAGAGGAGCTGGTTTATGTGCCTCTTATAGAGAGTGGTTACAATGTGTATGCGCTGTCACCGGCTAATGCTGTAGGGCCGTGGCAGTTTATGGAACAGACGGCAAGAAAATATAATTTGAAAATAAATCGCTGGGTTGATGAGAGACGTGACCCTGTGAAGTCAACTCATGCCGCCTCGGATTATCTTAAATTCCTGTATGACCGGTATGGCTCATGGAATCTTGCGCTGGCTGCCTATAATGCTGGTGAGGGGCGTATAGATAAGGCAATGAAACGTGCCAATACCGACAGTTTCTGGTCACTTGCCGAGACAAACCACATAGCAAAGGAAACCAAGCAGTACGTACCAAAGTTTCTTGCCGCTAAAGAAATAGCCGCAGAGCCCGCAAAGTATGGTTTTGATGAGTTTGAAAACGCAGAACCTATAGATTATGATGTTGTTTATATAACTCCCCCTGCAGCAATCAGCTTTATAGCTGAAGCGGCCGGTACTACTGTTGATAAAATATTGTCTCTGAACCCGGAATTAAAACAGTGGTGTATACCTCCTAAAGTGTCTAAGTACAAACTTCGCATACCTTATGGCACAAAAGATGCTTTTTTAGCTGTATATGACAACACGCCTGAGTTGCAAAGGGCTATGCTTAGGCCCTATCAAACAAAGAAACAAGATACACTTAGGAATATAGCAAAGCGCTTTAGAGTTCCAGCAGATGTTTTGTCAGATATAAACTCGTATGATATAACTGAAAGATTAGCTAAAAACACTACTGTTTATCTTCCACCCTCAACAGATATTCAAAAATTTGCTGATAGGGAAACCACAACAGTAAAGCACAAGAAAAGGTCAGCTCACAGAAAAGAGACGCGAGGAGCCGTGAGAGTTGCAAAGCGATCTGGTGTTAGGTCAACTTCTGCCAAATCAGAAGCTGGTAAGCACAGAGAAGCCGTCAAAGCAGCTAAAAAGTCTAATAACGAAGCCAAAGTAGTGTCAACCAAAGTTAAAACTGGCTCTTCTAAACAGCGTAATGTCGTTAAGGTTGTAAAAAATGAGACAGCTAAGGATAAACTGCCATCAAAACAGCCGGCTAAACATCATAAATCCTCAAACAAAAAAGTCTGA
- the lspA gene encoding signal peptidase II has protein sequence MMRLTKYFTVSLAVFVLDQVTKYLITFKLTLYDVVPITSFFNIVSARNLGSAFSTFQSLGNPIFITITLIALVVIIVLMIKSDKREALSYSLLLGGAAGNLFDRIVRGSVVDFLDFHIGSYHWPAFNIADSALTIGIFYIILNQFVLVKRH, from the coding sequence ATGATGCGATTAACTAAGTATTTCACTGTTTCCCTTGCTGTTTTTGTACTGGATCAGGTTACAAAATATCTCATCACATTTAAACTCACCCTTTACGATGTGGTTCCTATCACCTCGTTTTTTAATATAGTAAGCGCTAGGAATTTGGGCTCAGCCTTCAGCACTTTTCAAAGTCTTGGTAATCCAATCTTTATAACCATAACACTAATAGCTCTTGTCGTGATTATAGTACTGATGATTAAGTCGGACAAGCGTGAAGCTCTTTCGTATTCACTGCTTTTGGGAGGTGCGGCAGGGAATCTTTTTGACAGAATAGTGCGCGGCAGTGTCGTTGATTTTTTGGACTTCCACATCGGCAGCTACCACTGGCCGGCGTTTAATATAGCCGATTCAGCATTAACTATAGGAATCTTTTATATAATTTTAAATCAGTTTGTGTTAGTTAAAAGGCATTAA
- the ileS gene encoding isoleucine--tRNA ligase, whose translation MANDFKDTLNLPETDFPMKANLSKRELEFLAFWKEMDVYQKMLERNSGNPPYVLHDGPPYANGHIHIGHALNKILKDIIVKFNALSGRFSPYVPGWDCHGLPIELQVDKNLGSKKHEVTIQQKRKLCREYADKFINIQRDEFMRLGGFGDWFNPYITMTYDYEAAIVGEFYKVLKSGYVYRGRKPVHWCSSCVTALAEAEVEYADKLSPSIYVKFKLTAEDAAKIGFKDKDVYIVIWTTTPWTLPANLALAVNPDVKYAVINSENQYFIAAQELIEKITAETGFTGVTEKTITGAQLEGLRAHHPFIERLSPVITGDFVTVTDGTGIVHIAPGHGEDDYRAGLKNGLDIYVPVDDNGKFTKDAGFLHGKFVFAANEEIIEHLKQNGSLIYASQLTHSYPHCWRCKKPVIFRATEQWFISMSAGDLKERCLNEIDNVTWVPGWGKDRIVGTMKNRPDWCISRQRAWGVPIAVFLCKECTEPVTEPEILERITSAFKEHSSDVWFDIKPEEFLPNGYVCKKCGHGTFKKETDILDVWFDSGVSHAAVLERVGGLTWPADMYLEGSDQHRGWFQSSLIAATATRGKAPFRTVLTHGFVVDGKGKKMSKSLGNVVAPDEVINKSGAEILRLWTSAEDYRNDVRISNEIMARLTEAYRKIRNTARFLLGNISDFDGADMSAYLQEIDKWAMSRTHQLVKSVTASYKEFEFHMVYHALHNFCIVDMSSFYLDIMKDRVYTFKKDSVERRSAQWVMFQMVSVMARLMAPILSFTAEEVWQSLRKSKAAASLNLEESVFLTSFPVVDNGFMNEELEARWAQLISVRNAANKALELKRQEKFIGNALEAKLHVYADNTLYSLLREYENFLPTLFIVSQASLFNYDDKDDNCFINDDIKGLAVKVLKADGQKCQRCWNYSETVGTFADIPEVCSRCHDAIN comes from the coding sequence GTGGCTAATGACTTTAAAGATACATTGAATCTGCCTGAGACAGACTTTCCTATGAAAGCCAACCTTTCAAAGCGAGAGCTTGAGTTTTTGGCCTTTTGGAAAGAAATGGATGTCTATCAAAAAATGCTTGAGAGAAACTCAGGAAATCCGCCATATGTTCTTCATGACGGGCCCCCTTACGCTAACGGGCACATCCATATAGGGCACGCCTTAAATAAAATCCTTAAAGATATAATCGTTAAGTTTAATGCTTTAAGCGGACGCTTTAGCCCTTATGTGCCGGGATGGGACTGTCATGGTCTTCCTATTGAGCTTCAAGTAGATAAAAACCTCGGGAGCAAAAAGCACGAGGTCACAATACAGCAAAAACGAAAACTCTGTCGCGAATATGCCGATAAATTTATAAACATCCAACGGGATGAGTTTATGCGTCTTGGCGGATTTGGCGATTGGTTTAACCCCTATATTACTATGACTTACGATTACGAGGCTGCAATAGTTGGGGAGTTTTACAAGGTTCTAAAAAGCGGCTATGTCTATAGAGGGAGAAAACCGGTTCACTGGTGCTCGTCCTGCGTAACGGCGCTTGCCGAGGCTGAGGTGGAGTATGCCGACAAACTTTCGCCCTCAATATACGTCAAGTTTAAACTAACGGCAGAAGACGCCGCAAAAATAGGGTTTAAAGATAAAGACGTCTATATTGTAATCTGGACAACCACTCCGTGGACGCTTCCGGCTAATCTTGCTCTTGCCGTAAACCCTGACGTCAAATATGCTGTCATAAATTCCGAAAATCAATATTTTATCGCGGCTCAGGAACTGATTGAAAAAATTACTGCAGAGACTGGTTTTACAGGGGTGACAGAAAAGACAATAACCGGCGCTCAATTAGAAGGTCTGCGTGCTCATCATCCATTTATAGAGAGACTTTCACCTGTGATAACCGGAGATTTTGTAACCGTTACCGATGGCACAGGAATTGTCCACATAGCGCCGGGACACGGCGAGGACGACTATCGTGCAGGATTAAAGAACGGTCTTGATATATACGTGCCGGTTGACGACAACGGTAAATTCACAAAAGACGCCGGATTTTTGCACGGCAAATTCGTGTTTGCCGCTAATGAGGAAATCATTGAACATCTTAAACAAAACGGCTCTTTAATTTACGCCTCTCAGTTAACCCATTCATACCCGCACTGCTGGAGATGTAAAAAGCCTGTCATATTTCGGGCTACCGAGCAGTGGTTTATATCTATGAGTGCGGGAGACCTTAAAGAGCGCTGTCTTAACGAAATAGATAATGTTACTTGGGTGCCGGGCTGGGGAAAAGACCGGATAGTGGGCACTATGAAAAACCGCCCAGATTGGTGTATTTCCAGACAGCGTGCGTGGGGCGTTCCTATTGCCGTGTTTTTATGTAAGGAGTGTACGGAGCCTGTAACTGAGCCGGAAATCCTTGAGCGCATTACAAGCGCCTTTAAAGAGCACAGCTCTGACGTGTGGTTTGATATAAAGCCTGAAGAGTTCCTCCCTAACGGTTACGTCTGCAAAAAGTGCGGGCATGGTACATTTAAAAAAGAGACCGACATCTTGGATGTATGGTTTGATTCGGGAGTCAGCCATGCTGCGGTGCTGGAAAGGGTAGGGGGGCTGACGTGGCCTGCCGATATGTATCTTGAGGGGAGCGACCAGCATCGGGGATGGTTTCAAAGCTCGCTGATTGCCGCAACTGCAACAAGAGGCAAGGCGCCGTTTCGCACCGTGTTGACTCATGGATTTGTTGTTGACGGCAAGGGTAAAAAAATGTCCAAATCGCTGGGTAATGTTGTCGCTCCCGATGAGGTAATTAATAAAAGCGGAGCCGAGATTCTAAGGCTTTGGACCTCGGCTGAGGACTACAGAAACGATGTGCGGATTTCAAACGAGATAATGGCTCGTCTTACCGAAGCGTACAGAAAAATCCGCAACACGGCAAGATTTCTGCTTGGCAACATTTCAGACTTTGACGGCGCTGATATGAGCGCTTATCTGCAAGAGATAGATAAGTGGGCGATGTCACGTACTCATCAGTTGGTAAAGTCAGTAACAGCTTCATATAAGGAATTTGAGTTTCACATGGTTTACCATGCTTTGCATAATTTCTGTATAGTGGATATGAGTTCATTCTATCTTGATATTATGAAAGACCGGGTTTATACGTTTAAAAAGGACTCTGTGGAGAGACGCTCGGCACAGTGGGTCATGTTTCAAATGGTGTCTGTGATGGCACGCCTTATGGCGCCGATTCTTTCATTCACTGCGGAGGAGGTTTGGCAGTCGCTTAGAAAATCAAAAGCCGCAGCCTCGCTGAATCTTGAGGAAAGCGTGTTTCTAACGTCGTTTCCTGTGGTTGATAACGGCTTTATGAATGAAGAGCTTGAAGCGCGTTGGGCGCAATTAATCTCAGTACGGAATGCAGCCAATAAAGCGTTGGAACTAAAACGGCAAGAGAAATTTATAGGCAACGCCCTTGAAGCAAAACTTCATGTTTATGCCGATAACACCTTGTATTCATTGTTAAGAGAATATGAGAATTTTCTGCCGACACTGTTTATAGTTTCCCAAGCATCTTTATTCAATTATGATGACAAAGACGACAATTGCTTTATAAATGATGATATAAAGGGACTTGCAGTGAAAGTCCTTAAAGCCGACGGACAGAAATGCCAAAGATGTTGGAATTACAGTGAAACCGTGGGAACCTTTGCCGACATACCTGAGGTTTGCTCCCGCTGTCATGATGCGATTAACTAA
- a CDS encoding S8 family serine peptidase, protein MVVETSTIKRSVYVSGTAAKFSKAFETKIEQYEHEEGTYRDRTGPLTVPAELADIVEGVFGIDNRPMVRQRYQYSQQTPVVDFKPRGLSPFTPPQLANLYNFPTGLDGTGQCIGIIAHTGGFKMSDINTYFSNLGLPVPSIKVASGINNTSSLNVPELTLDIEIAAAIAPKAKIVVYIADNGFAADFLNIIQKAIHDTVNNPSIISISWAGAESGWSDQLKTSCNTEFKIAAHLGKTVLCAAGDKGSRAGQIDGKSHACFPASSPYVTACGGTTLSVNNNTITNEVVWNNNLFTEATGGGVSDFFPVPTYQNSIKIPSVNPNLPYDSPHYGRCIPDVAADADPNPGYSVYIDGQNKNIGGTSAVAPLWAGLIALINQGLGKNVGFLNPKIYSPSLHPGCFRDITVGDNGGYIAKQGWDACTGWGSPNGAKLLAALK, encoded by the coding sequence ATAGTGGTTGAAACCAGCACAATCAAACGCAGCGTATATGTCTCAGGTACGGCTGCCAAATTCTCAAAAGCATTTGAAACAAAGATTGAACAATATGAACACGAAGAAGGCACTTACCGCGACCGCACCGGCCCGCTAACCGTGCCAGCTGAATTGGCTGACATCGTTGAGGGCGTATTTGGGATAGACAACCGTCCTATGGTCAGGCAGCGTTACCAGTACTCTCAACAGACCCCAGTCGTTGATTTTAAACCTCGCGGCCTTAGCCCATTTACCCCGCCGCAGCTGGCAAATCTGTACAACTTCCCAACCGGTTTGGACGGCACAGGGCAGTGTATCGGAATCATCGCACACACCGGCGGCTTCAAAATGAGTGATATTAATACCTATTTTAGCAACCTCGGCTTGCCTGTTCCCTCTATTAAGGTAGCCAGTGGAATAAACAATACCTCAAGTTTAAATGTTCCAGAGTTAACGCTTGACATAGAGATAGCGGCTGCAATAGCACCCAAGGCAAAAATTGTCGTCTATATTGCCGACAACGGCTTCGCAGCAGATTTCCTGAATATCATTCAGAAAGCAATTCACGACACTGTCAATAATCCGTCTATAATCTCTATAAGCTGGGCTGGCGCTGAGTCAGGTTGGTCAGACCAGCTGAAGACCTCGTGCAACACCGAATTTAAGATAGCTGCCCATTTAGGAAAAACAGTGCTTTGCGCAGCAGGCGATAAAGGCTCAAGGGCAGGACAGATCGATGGAAAGTCACATGCCTGCTTCCCTGCATCAAGCCCGTATGTGACCGCCTGCGGGGGCACAACGTTATCTGTAAACAACAACACAATAACCAACGAGGTAGTTTGGAATAATAATCTCTTTACTGAAGCAACCGGAGGCGGTGTCAGTGATTTTTTCCCAGTGCCAACATATCAAAACAGCATAAAGATTCCATCAGTAAACCCCAACCTCCCTTACGACTCCCCACACTACGGCCGCTGTATTCCTGATGTTGCCGCAGATGCAGACCCAAATCCTGGTTATTCCGTGTATATTGACGGACAGAATAAAAATATTGGCGGAACAAGCGCAGTGGCGCCTTTGTGGGCAGGGTTGATTGCTCTGATTAATCAGGGCTTAGGAAAAAATGTGGGATTCCTGAATCCAAAAATCTATAGCCCTTCTCTCCATCCCGGCTGTTTCCGTGACATAACCGTTGGTGACAACGGTGGCTATATAGCTAAACAGGGTTGGGATGCTTGTACGGGCTGGGGCTCGCCAAACGGAGCAAAACTTCTTGCCGCTCTAAAATAG
- the bioB gene encoding biotin synthase BioB — protein MITKLTNKVLEGKILIKNEALDICSLPNSRLYELMAAASAIRQHYRSDFIDLCSIVNAKSGGCSEDCSFCAQSYESKADIERYPLKSYKEIGAAAMSAKKNGARRFCLVTGGKKVLDGELIKLSDMLKHISAERLLPCATLGLLNEDSLRLLKDSGLNRYHHNIETSERFFPQVCHTHTFKDKVKTIEAAKSTGLSLCSGGIFGLGETWEDRVEMAFFLRDIEADSIPINFLTPVAGTKMADVPPLDPIVALKIISLYRFILPEREIRICGGRMQTLGEFNSFIYMAGADGLLIGNYLTTTGRSPALDTRFIEQTGLRYK, from the coding sequence ATGATTACAAAGTTAACAAATAAAGTCCTTGAGGGTAAAATCCTTATAAAAAATGAGGCTCTTGATATATGCAGTCTCCCTAACAGCCGTCTTTATGAACTTATGGCGGCAGCCTCTGCTATCAGACAGCACTATCGCAGCGATTTCATTGACCTTTGCTCGATAGTTAACGCTAAATCCGGCGGCTGCTCTGAGGACTGCTCATTTTGTGCTCAGTCGTATGAGTCTAAGGCTGACATAGAGCGATATCCACTTAAAAGTTATAAAGAAATTGGTGCGGCTGCAATGAGCGCCAAAAAAAACGGCGCAAGACGTTTTTGTCTGGTTACAGGCGGTAAAAAAGTTCTGGACGGCGAATTAATAAAACTTTCCGACATGCTCAAACATATAAGTGCCGAAAGACTTTTACCTTGTGCCACCCTTGGGCTTCTTAACGAGGATTCCCTGAGATTATTAAAAGACTCCGGACTTAACCGCTACCACCACAACATTGAGACCTCGGAGCGGTTTTTTCCGCAGGTCTGCCACACTCATACGTTTAAGGATAAGGTCAAAACAATTGAGGCCGCTAAATCCACAGGGCTATCCCTGTGCTCAGGAGGCATATTTGGTTTGGGTGAAACTTGGGAGGATAGAGTTGAAATGGCTTTTTTTCTAAGGGATATTGAAGCGGACTCAATCCCGATAAATTTTCTCACTCCGGTTGCAGGCACCAAAATGGCAGACGTTCCTCCGCTTGACCCAATTGTCGCACTAAAAATAATAAGCCTCTACAGATTTATTCTACCAGAGCGTGAAATTCGTATCTGCGGCGGCAGGATGCAGACTTTGGGAGAGTTTAATTCGTTTATTTACATGGCTGGCGCCGATGGACTGCTTATAGGTAATTATTTGACTACTACAGGGCGCTCTCCAGCTCTTGACACAAGGTTTATTGAGCAAACGGGGTTAAGGTACAAATGA
- a CDS encoding 6-carboxyhexanoate--CoA ligase, with translation MTQLYSIRMRAEQQALHVSGAEDIVSAQDIQASAISFITRALNHAPEKIVITMEKLDTEPIRLPLLPLVTCNVKTTESAHSAVRTLLSSLKICDEAVDTAFSLIFNDRTVAGAYLIDADSGQTLRLRNSKAIVRVSRFGLLDSIAEELQDTLNKHGLTHHRVKEALTLASKVCSSDAVVAELCVSDDPNYTTGYVASKKFGYVRLPHIKKLGNPQGGRVVFLKNNASLSIVIKFLEKTPVLFDTIPEMKGVMDLDEITGSCNS, from the coding sequence ATGACACAACTCTATAGCATACGGATGAGGGCCGAGCAACAGGCTCTACACGTTTCCGGCGCTGAGGATATTGTATCGGCACAGGACATTCAGGCATCAGCCATTTCGTTTATCACTCGTGCATTAAACCACGCCCCTGAAAAAATTGTCATAACGATGGAAAAACTTGACACAGAACCTATCCGGCTTCCGCTCCTTCCTCTTGTCACCTGCAATGTAAAGACTACAGAATCGGCTCACAGCGCTGTCAGAACGCTTCTAAGCTCTCTCAAAATCTGCGATGAGGCTGTTGACACTGCCTTTAGCTTAATTTTTAACGACAGAACCGTTGCCGGAGCTTATCTAATTGATGCCGATAGCGGACAGACACTCCGGTTAAGAAATTCTAAGGCGATTGTAAGAGTCTCCAGATTCGGGTTGCTTGATTCCATTGCTGAGGAACTTCAAGATACTCTCAATAAACACGGGCTCACTCACCACAGGGTCAAAGAGGCGCTCACGCTGGCCTCTAAGGTGTGCTCCTCTGATGCTGTTGTTGCAGAGCTTTGCGTTTCTGATGACCCCAATTACACTACCGGATATGTTGCGTCTAAAAAATTCGGCTATGTCAGATTACCTCACATCAAAAAACTTGGCAATCCTCAAGGCGGCAGAGTAGTTTTTCTTAAAAATAATGCATCTCTTAGCATAGTGATAAAATTTTTAGAAAAAACTCCTGTGTTGTTTGATACAATACCGGAGATGAAAGGAGTAATGGATTTAGATGAAATCACGGGCTCTTGTAATAGTTAA
- a CDS encoding diacylglycerol kinase family lipid kinase produces the protein MKSRALVIVNPIAGSYTKEKYNSLCTALTNGGMEFDVFFTDKKGDAEAQTHTAIKEQTHSLILVCGGDGTANEVVNAAAFSDIPVGFLPFGLTNVICREIGTQKPIPEAAKIILNGTVKSAALGKVTSIETEKHRYFISMAGFGFDGKAVFGLNRRLKKRFGIWAYIFSGLQSFLNYVPVDIGLTVEDFVYEATSVIVSNGSRYGGDFKIAPNADITNDTLYASIFNERTRMEIIRDVISIIRGQSCRCRHIKHIQCQHVTIDNGVHAQIDGDYLGKGSWTVETVGNALQVIY, from the coding sequence ATGAAATCACGGGCTCTTGTAATAGTTAACCCCATAGCGGGATCATATACAAAGGAAAAGTACAATAGTTTATGTACCGCACTGACAAATGGCGGCATGGAGTTTGACGTCTTTTTTACAGATAAAAAAGGAGACGCTGAAGCACAAACCCATACGGCAATAAAAGAACAAACCCACTCACTGATATTGGTGTGTGGAGGTGACGGTACGGCAAATGAGGTGGTAAACGCAGCAGCATTTTCCGATATTCCGGTTGGCTTTTTACCCTTTGGACTAACCAATGTAATCTGCCGTGAAATAGGAACTCAAAAACCAATACCGGAGGCTGCCAAAATTATCCTTAACGGCACAGTTAAAAGCGCCGCACTTGGAAAAGTTACATCAATTGAGACCGAAAAACACAGATATTTTATTTCTATGGCAGGTTTTGGTTTTGACGGCAAGGCGGTTTTTGGGCTTAACAGGCGGTTAAAAAAACGCTTTGGCATTTGGGCGTACATATTCAGTGGTCTTCAGAGTTTTCTTAACTACGTACCTGTTGATATAGGATTAACTGTAGAGGATTTTGTGTATGAGGCAACAAGTGTAATAGTAAGTAATGGTTCCAGATATGGAGGTGATTTCAAAATTGCACCGAATGCCGATATTACAAATGACACCCTGTATGCCAGCATATTTAACGAACGAACTAGGATGGAGATAATCAGGGATGTGATAAGTATAATCAGAGGGCAGTCTTGCCGATGCCGCCATATTAAACATATCCAATGTCAGCATGTTACAATAGATAACGGTGTGCATGCTCAAATTGACGGTGACTATCTTGGGAAAGGTTCGTGGACAGTGGAAACTGTGGGCAATGCCCTTCAGGTAATTTATTAA
- a CDS encoding glycosyltransferase family 2 protein gives MKKTLIIIPAYNEEKNIGAVLDSIREFQPDVDVVVVNDGSTDKTADIAQSRGAMVLNHTFNLGYGGALQTGFRFALSKHYEYVVTMDGDGQHDSASIKNLLEAQTVTGANVVIGTRFLTGDYKMGPARSVGVALFRYITRLYTGIKFTDPTSGFQLLDKSVFSYLSKGDNYPMDYPDANTIMLLHRKKFKVVEAQVNMYQRREGTSMHSGLKPVAYVMKMMLAIIMVVLRRD, from the coding sequence GTGAAAAAAACACTAATCATAATACCTGCCTATAACGAGGAAAAAAATATAGGTGCCGTGTTAGACAGCATAAGAGAGTTTCAGCCGGATGTTGATGTTGTTGTGGTAAATGACGGCTCAACAGATAAAACCGCAGATATAGCCCAAAGCCGTGGAGCAATGGTGCTAAACCACACATTTAATCTTGGCTACGGCGGGGCGCTGCAGACAGGTTTCAGGTTTGCACTCTCAAAGCACTACGAATACGTTGTAACTATGGATGGCGATGGTCAACACGATAGCGCTTCAATTAAAAATCTCCTTGAGGCGCAAACGGTAACTGGAGCAAACGTGGTCATAGGAACGAGATTTTTAACCGGTGACTATAAGATGGGACCGGCACGCAGCGTTGGAGTAGCCCTCTTTAGATACATAACCCGCCTCTACACAGGTATAAAATTTACTGACCCGACAAGCGGTTTTCAACTTCTGGATAAATCCGTGTTTTCCTATCTCTCTAAGGGTGATAACTACCCGATGGATTACCCCGATGCTAACACTATAATGCTGCTTCACAGAAAGAAGTTCAAAGTTGTGGAGGCACAGGTCAACATGTATCAGCGCCGTGAGGGCACATCCATGCACAGCGGGTTAAAGCCTGTGGCATACGTCATGAAGATGATGCTTGCCATCATCATGGTAGTGCTGAGGAGGGATTAA
- a CDS encoding DUF2304 domain-containing protein has product MSTGSRVLIVVLGVVLFTIIFELVRRRKFREEHSLLWFVVSVCIISGAFLDNIVNRMATFLGVGYPPIIVLVILTVLLILSLMYFSIIISDLKGKIKELNQKIAFLEYEIKNPHKESK; this is encoded by the coding sequence ATGTCAACAGGTTCAAGAGTATTGATTGTGGTACTGGGTGTTGTTCTATTTACCATAATATTTGAGCTGGTCAGACGGAGAAAATTCAGAGAGGAGCATTCGCTTCTGTGGTTTGTTGTCAGTGTCTGTATTATAAGCGGCGCTTTTTTGGACAACATTGTAAACCGCATGGCCACATTCCTTGGCGTTGGATATCCGCCCATTATAGTCCTTGTGATTTTAACTGTTTTACTTATTCTGTCACTTATGTACTTTTCCATAATTATATCCGACCTAAAAGGTAAAATTAAAGAGTTAAACCAAAAAATCGCATTTCTTGAGTATGAAATAAAAAATCCGCATAAGGAAAGCAAATGA